The Latilactobacillus sakei subsp. sakei DSM 20017 = JCM 1157 genome includes a window with the following:
- the accC gene encoding acetyl-CoA carboxylase biotin carboxylase subunit, whose product MFKKVLVANRGEIALHIIRTLKEMGIPSVSVYSKADKSSLHVQLADEAVCIGGNRPQESYLNMQNVLSAAIGTGCDAIHPGYGFLSENSQFAEMCEACGVTFIGPSSQVIAQMGDKSQAKTSMKAAAVPLIPGSDGPLKSLADAKIVAAKVGYPVMIKAVAGGGGKGIRLVDDESQLADSYAQAQLEAASAFGNDQLYLEKIMLDVKHIEVQIFRDRFGNAVYFPERDCSMQRFKQKVIEETPSALLTPVERAELGAIALKAAEQINYENTGTVEFLMDQDHQFYFLEMNTRIQVEHPVTEMVTGVDLVREQILVAAGAPLSFDQAAVETRGFALECRLNAEDPDNNFAPSAGTVNYLYLPTGNLGVRIDTHLFSGYAISPFYDAMIGKLITWGATREIAIAKMHRVLNELIVSGIKTNAQFQQTLLEDPVFLSSQATTDYLTSLATD is encoded by the coding sequence ATGTTTAAGAAAGTATTAGTCGCTAATCGGGGCGAAATCGCGTTGCACATCATTCGGACGTTAAAAGAAATGGGCATTCCCTCTGTATCGGTTTATTCCAAAGCCGATAAAAGTAGTTTGCACGTTCAATTAGCGGACGAAGCGGTCTGCATCGGCGGTAATCGACCACAAGAATCCTATTTAAATATGCAAAACGTTTTATCCGCAGCGATTGGGACTGGTTGCGACGCGATTCATCCAGGGTATGGTTTTTTATCTGAAAACAGTCAATTTGCTGAAATGTGTGAAGCCTGTGGCGTGACGTTTATCGGGCCTTCTAGCCAAGTAATTGCGCAGATGGGGGATAAAAGTCAGGCCAAAACCAGTATGAAGGCGGCCGCCGTGCCGTTGATTCCTGGGAGTGATGGCCCATTAAAAAGTCTTGCGGACGCTAAAATCGTCGCCGCTAAAGTTGGTTATCCCGTAATGATTAAAGCCGTCGCTGGTGGCGGTGGCAAAGGGATTCGCTTGGTTGACGATGAAAGCCAACTCGCTGACAGTTATGCGCAAGCACAATTAGAAGCGGCCAGTGCTTTCGGCAATGATCAGTTGTACCTAGAAAAAATCATGCTGGACGTTAAACATATCGAAGTTCAAATTTTCAGAGATCGCTTCGGCAATGCTGTCTACTTCCCAGAACGGGATTGTTCAATGCAACGCTTTAAACAAAAGGTGATTGAAGAAACGCCATCGGCTTTATTAACGCCGGTTGAACGGGCTGAATTGGGCGCAATTGCACTCAAAGCGGCTGAACAAATTAATTATGAAAATACTGGGACTGTTGAATTTTTAATGGATCAGGACCATCAGTTCTATTTCCTAGAAATGAATACCCGAATTCAAGTTGAACATCCGGTAACCGAAATGGTGACGGGTGTCGATCTTGTCCGGGAACAAATCTTGGTGGCCGCAGGGGCACCATTATCATTTGATCAAGCCGCCGTTGAAACGCGTGGCTTTGCGCTTGAATGTCGTTTAAATGCTGAAGATCCGGACAATAACTTTGCCCCCTCGGCTGGTACGGTGAACTATTTATACTTACCAACTGGTAACTTAGGTGTGCGTATCGACACACATTTATTCAGTGGTTACGCGATTTCACCGTTTTACGATGCGATGATTGGCAAGTTAATTACTTGGGGCGCAACGCGCGAAATTGCGATTGCTAAAATGCATCGGGTGCTCAATGAGTTGATTGTTTCAGGGATTAAAACGAATGCACAGTTCCAACAAACGTTATTAGAAGATCCGGTCTTTTTAAGTAGCCAAGCGACGACGGATTATTTAACGTCATTAGCAACAGATTAA
- the fabZ gene encoding 3-hydroxyacyl-ACP dehydratase FabZ — MLDSQEIQAILPHRYPMLLIDRVLSFEPGEFAIARKNVSINEAVFQGHFPGNPVLPGVFILEAMAQTGAVALLTLDQFKGRTAFFGGVKSAKFRRVVRPGDTLEIKVTLEKLKDRIGVGKAIATVDGEKACTAELTFIIE, encoded by the coding sequence ATGTTAGATAGTCAAGAAATCCAAGCGATTTTACCCCATCGTTATCCGATGTTATTAATCGATCGCGTATTGAGTTTCGAACCAGGTGAATTCGCGATTGCACGGAAAAACGTGTCAATCAACGAAGCGGTTTTCCAAGGCCATTTTCCAGGTAATCCAGTATTGCCAGGTGTTTTCATTTTAGAAGCCATGGCCCAAACTGGGGCAGTCGCTTTATTAACGCTTGACCAATTTAAAGGGCGGACAGCCTTTTTTGGTGGCGTTAAGTCGGCTAAATTCAGACGGGTGGTTCGCCCTGGCGACACACTTGAAATTAAAGTCACACTTGAAAAATTAAAAGATCGGATTGGGGTCGGTAAAGCGATCGCAACGGTTGATGGTGAAAAAGCCTGTACCGCAGAATTAACATTTATTATCGAATAG
- the accB gene encoding acetyl-CoA carboxylase biotin carboxyl carrier protein — MNYDEVKEMVALFNQSGNQEMQLETSDIKLYLNKRGVQDVQHASVAPSVTPTTPMTSMPTEAPEAPVAVADDTVAIEAPLVGSIYLQPAPADPAFVKVGQTVAVGDVVCVIEAMKMMTEVKSTVAGTITDILVQNEELVEYQQPLFKVKEG; from the coding sequence ATGAACTACGATGAAGTCAAAGAAATGGTGGCCTTGTTTAATCAATCAGGCAACCAAGAAATGCAACTTGAAACAAGTGATATCAAACTTTATTTAAATAAACGAGGCGTTCAAGATGTGCAACACGCGTCAGTAGCGCCATCAGTGACACCTACAACGCCAATGACAAGTATGCCAACTGAGGCGCCTGAAGCACCTGTGGCTGTTGCCGATGACACAGTTGCGATTGAAGCACCGCTTGTTGGGAGTATTTATTTACAACCAGCACCTGCTGATCCAGCTTTTGTGAAGGTTGGTCAAACGGTAGCGGTTGGCGATGTCGTTTGTGTGATTGAAGCCATGAAGATGATGACGGAAGTCAAAAGTACGGTGGCTGGGACAATTACTGACATCCTCGTTCAAAACGAAGAATTAGTTGAATACCAACAACCACTATTTAAAGTGAAAGAAGGCTAA
- the fabF gene encoding beta-ketoacyl-ACP synthase II: MTRVVITGMGVVAPLGNDVETFTRRILAGELGIGPITKFDATTTGVSLAAEVLDFDPALRIGKKKAKRMDLFSQYALDSALAALEQAGINDENTVPADMGVIYGSGIGGLTTIQEQVTRMVEKGADHISPLFVPKSIGNMAAANIAIEIGAQNICTTIVTACSSGANAIGEAYRQIKENRATVMVTGGSEASINEIGIGGFAALSTLSTATDPARASLPFDADRKGFVMGEGGATLILESLEHAQARHATILGEVTGYGTNCDAYHMTSPNPNGEVAARAMQMAIDEAGITAADVDYVNAHGTGTVANELAESAALARVFGDEGTVPVSSTKSMTGHLLGAAGALEAIVTIGALQAGTLPPNVGLQNTDPDCHVNLIKTPLAAPDAQYGMSNSFGFGGHNAVLLLKKWSD, translated from the coding sequence ATGACGAGAGTAGTAATTACAGGAATGGGCGTTGTGGCACCTTTAGGAAACGACGTTGAGACATTTACACGCCGGATTCTAGCGGGCGAATTAGGCATTGGCCCCATTACAAAGTTTGATGCAACCACAACAGGTGTGTCATTAGCTGCCGAAGTTCTTGATTTTGATCCGGCATTACGAATCGGCAAGAAAAAAGCAAAGCGAATGGATTTATTTTCACAATACGCACTTGATAGTGCACTAGCAGCACTCGAACAAGCCGGTATTAACGACGAAAATACCGTACCAGCCGACATGGGCGTCATTTACGGTTCTGGGATTGGTGGTTTAACCACGATTCAAGAACAAGTGACGCGTATGGTTGAAAAGGGTGCTGATCATATCTCACCACTTTTTGTGCCTAAATCAATTGGAAATATGGCTGCGGCCAATATCGCCATTGAAATCGGTGCGCAAAATATTTGTACAACGATCGTAACCGCTTGTTCAAGTGGGGCTAATGCGATTGGTGAAGCTTATCGTCAAATTAAAGAGAACCGGGCCACTGTAATGGTGACCGGTGGTTCTGAAGCCTCAATCAATGAAATTGGGATTGGTGGTTTCGCGGCGTTATCAACGTTATCAACCGCGACAGATCCAGCACGGGCTTCATTACCTTTTGACGCAGACCGTAAAGGGTTTGTGATGGGTGAAGGTGGCGCCACTTTAATTTTAGAAAGTCTTGAACACGCACAAGCACGCCATGCGACCATTTTAGGTGAAGTCACAGGATACGGGACCAATTGTGATGCCTACCATATGACATCGCCTAATCCAAATGGTGAAGTTGCTGCTCGTGCAATGCAAATGGCAATTGATGAAGCTGGGATTACAGCGGCCGATGTTGATTACGTTAATGCACACGGCACTGGAACGGTTGCCAATGAGTTAGCAGAATCTGCTGCTTTGGCACGTGTTTTTGGTGACGAAGGAACAGTTCCTGTCAGCAGTACAAAGAGTATGACAGGTCATTTATTAGGGGCAGCCGGTGCGCTTGAAGCAATCGTTACAATTGGTGCTTTACAAGCCGGTACTTTGCCACCGAACGTTGGGTTACAAAATACTGATCCGGACTGTCACGTGAACTTAATTAAGACACCACTAGCTGCCCCAGACGCACAATATGGTATGAGTAACTCATTTGGCTTTGGTGGCCATAACGCTGTGTTGTTGTTGAAGAAATGGAGCGATTAG
- the fabG gene encoding 3-oxoacyl-[acyl-carrier-protein] reductase — protein MTSNEKVAVITGGSRGIGRAIALKFAAAGYQLVLNARSALDAELVQAIEDLGVTYLFVQGDITAADTADRLVKETFECYGRLDVLVNNAGITRDKLVMAMSVEDFQAVVDVNLVGTFRVTQVAFKKMLRQRSGCIINLSSVIGQHGNMGQANYAASKAGVIGFTQSVAKEGALRNVRCNAIAPGMIETEMTAVLKPSVKEAIMTQIPLQRFGQPDEVASAALFLAENDYLTGQVLTVDGGMTI, from the coding sequence ATGACTTCAAATGAAAAAGTAGCCGTGATTACTGGTGGTAGCCGCGGTATTGGTCGGGCAATTGCCCTTAAATTTGCAGCAGCAGGTTATCAACTCGTGCTCAATGCGCGTTCAGCATTAGATGCTGAACTCGTCCAAGCAATCGAAGATTTAGGCGTGACCTATTTATTCGTACAAGGCGATATTACCGCAGCAGATACCGCTGATCGTTTGGTTAAAGAAACCTTTGAATGCTATGGTCGATTGGACGTTTTGGTGAATAATGCCGGTATTACGCGCGATAAGCTCGTGATGGCGATGTCTGTTGAAGATTTCCAAGCGGTCGTTGATGTCAATTTGGTCGGCACTTTTAGAGTGACCCAAGTGGCCTTCAAAAAAATGTTACGCCAACGCAGTGGTTGTATTATCAACCTTTCAAGCGTGATTGGCCAACACGGTAATATGGGCCAAGCCAATTACGCCGCTAGTAAAGCGGGTGTGATTGGGTTCACCCAATCCGTCGCCAAAGAAGGCGCTCTGCGTAACGTCCGGTGTAACGCGATTGCACCAGGAATGATTGAAACTGAAATGACAGCGGTCTTAAAACCGAGTGTTAAAGAAGCGATTATGACGCAGATTCCATTACAGCGTTTTGGTCAACCAGATGAAGTGGCATCAGCCGCTTTATTTTTAGCAGAAAATGACTATTTGACGGGGCAAGTTTTGACTGTCGATGGCGGGATGACAATATAA
- a CDS encoding ACP S-malonyltransferase, whose product MMVKIGLLMSGQGSEAVGMGNDLYQDYPIYHDTIDQASQLTQLDLQKIMNDADLLGQTRYAQPAIVAMSVGISRMLTDTGILTAGALGLSLGEYSALIASGMLDLTTGLPLVAKRGALMQATVEAHPGAMIAILKPDINQIQAACETIQKTGETVTIANYNSPKQIVVGGTQSGIQALTTLFETLEVAPKVIPLPVKGAFHTALFEETAHQFEQALAQVTFKEGVYPVISNTTEQPFEVTSLQATLTAQMYQPTHFATGLTQLAKQEVTTVIEVGPGNALSKFARQTVPQLDRFNISSSAQFETVVAALKEGAH is encoded by the coding sequence ATGATGGTTAAAATTGGACTTTTAATGAGCGGTCAAGGTAGCGAAGCCGTTGGGATGGGGAATGATTTATATCAAGATTATCCCATTTACCACGACACGATTGACCAAGCGAGTCAGCTGACACAACTTGATTTACAAAAAATCATGAATGATGCTGATTTATTAGGTCAAACGCGTTATGCGCAACCGGCGATCGTGGCTATGAGCGTTGGGATTAGCCGCATGTTAACAGATACGGGGATCTTAACAGCTGGTGCCTTAGGGCTTAGCTTAGGGGAATATTCAGCATTGATTGCCAGTGGCATGCTTGATTTGACGACCGGTTTACCGCTAGTTGCCAAGCGTGGTGCTTTAATGCAAGCGACTGTTGAAGCACATCCTGGCGCGATGATTGCGATTTTAAAACCTGATATTAATCAAATTCAAGCAGCTTGTGAGACGATTCAAAAGACTGGTGAAACGGTGACGATTGCGAATTACAATTCGCCCAAACAAATCGTCGTTGGTGGGACTCAAAGTGGGATTCAGGCGTTAACAACGTTATTTGAAACGCTTGAAGTAGCACCTAAAGTGATTCCGTTACCCGTTAAAGGGGCGTTTCATACCGCTTTATTTGAAGAAACGGCGCATCAATTTGAACAAGCACTGGCGCAAGTCACTTTTAAAGAGGGCGTTTATCCCGTGATCAGTAATACAACTGAACAACCTTTTGAAGTTACTAGCTTACAAGCAACCTTAACTGCACAGATGTATCAACCAACTCATTTTGCGACTGGTCTGACACAATTGGCTAAGCAAGAGGTGACAACGGTTATTGAAGTGGGGCCGGGCAACGCACTTAGCAAGTTTGCACGTCAAACGGTCCCTCAATTAGACCGATTTAATATTAGCAGTAGCGCACAGTTTGAAACTGTCGTGGCTGCCTTGAAAGAAGGCGCACATTAA
- a CDS encoding acyl carrier protein: MTQADILKKVQAVIAEQLDVEESQVTPTTNIREDLDADSLDIFEVMNQLEDDMELKLDPDESIVTVQNVVDYIEKTMNK, from the coding sequence ATGACACAAGCAGACATCTTAAAAAAAGTACAAGCAGTTATCGCAGAACAATTAGACGTTGAAGAAAGCCAAGTAACACCTACAACGAACATCCGTGAAGATTTAGATGCAGATAGCTTAGATATCTTTGAAGTAATGAATCAATTAGAAGATGACATGGAACTTAAATTAGATCCAGACGAATCAATCGTAACGGTTCAAAACGTTGTTGACTATATCGAAAAAACAATGAACAAATAA
- a CDS encoding beta-ketoacyl-ACP synthase III, protein MAFKIIETASALPANIVTNDDLTAIMETSNEWIESRTGILERRISETENTSDLCLRVAQTLLDKSGIAVSQINAIIVATMTPDYYTPSTAAIVQGRLGADQAFAFDISAACSGFTYALSAARGYVQTPDDYVLVIGGEVISKMLDWSDRSTAVLFGDGAAGVLLQGTTADQESWVSEKLITIGTESDQLVSGYAPVKRPNFGQVGQTQVGIDFFKMTGKAIYQFSTRRVPKAIEAAVLEAGLTLDQIDHFLVHQANSRLITKMASMLDQPLTKFPMNLQHYGNTSAASIPLLLAEQVETNHVKRGDVCVLCGFGGGLTIGIQIIRY, encoded by the coding sequence ATGGCCTTTAAAATAATTGAAACGGCAAGTGCTTTACCCGCCAACATTGTGACTAACGACGATTTAACGGCCATTATGGAAACTTCTAATGAATGGATTGAAAGTCGAACAGGTATTTTAGAAAGACGGATTTCGGAAACGGAAAATACGTCTGATTTATGCTTACGCGTAGCACAAACGTTATTGGACAAGAGCGGTATCGCAGTTTCACAAATTAACGCGATTATCGTTGCGACGATGACGCCGGATTATTACACACCTTCAACAGCAGCTATTGTGCAGGGGCGATTAGGGGCTGACCAAGCGTTTGCGTTTGATATTAGCGCCGCTTGTTCCGGCTTTACCTATGCACTATCTGCTGCGCGAGGATACGTACAGACGCCAGATGATTACGTTTTGGTCATCGGTGGCGAAGTTATTTCCAAAATGCTTGATTGGTCAGACCGTAGTACCGCCGTTTTATTCGGTGATGGCGCTGCGGGTGTCTTGTTACAAGGCACTACCGCTGACCAAGAGAGTTGGGTCAGTGAAAAGCTGATCACGATTGGGACGGAAAGTGACCAATTAGTTTCAGGTTACGCACCGGTTAAACGGCCTAATTTTGGCCAGGTTGGTCAAACGCAAGTCGGGATTGATTTTTTCAAAATGACCGGTAAAGCAATCTACCAATTTTCAACTCGGCGCGTACCCAAAGCAATTGAAGCAGCGGTCTTAGAAGCCGGTTTGACACTTGATCAAATCGATCACTTCTTAGTCCACCAAGCGAATTCACGCTTGATTACAAAAATGGCTAGCATGTTGGATCAACCGCTAACCAAGTTTCCAATGAATTTACAGCACTACGGTAATACTTCGGCTGCCAGTATTCCACTATTATTAGCGGAACAAGTCGAAACAAACCACGTTAAGCGCGGCGATGTATGCGTGCTCTGTGGTTTTGGCGGTGGGTTAACCATCGGCATTCAAATTATTCGTTATTAA
- the fabZ gene encoding 3-hydroxyacyl-ACP dehydratase FabZ — MTLLNTTEIMALIPNRYPIIYIDTVESLVPGEEVVAIKNVTINEQFMLGYRPDSPQMPNTLMIEALAQTASILILKSPEFFGKTAYLGAAKNVLFHQTVRPGDQIVFTVKLTKKKENMGVVQTNATVNGQMVCEAELTFVVAPRDDLLGKK, encoded by the coding sequence ATGACACTCTTAAATACAACTGAGATTATGGCGCTAATTCCAAATCGGTACCCAATTATTTATATTGATACTGTTGAGTCGTTAGTACCTGGTGAAGAAGTGGTCGCAATCAAGAACGTCACGATTAATGAGCAATTCATGCTTGGCTATCGTCCCGATTCACCACAGATGCCAAATACATTAATGATTGAAGCTTTGGCACAGACAGCTTCAATATTAATTCTAAAATCACCAGAATTCTTTGGGAAGACAGCTTACCTAGGCGCTGCTAAAAACGTTTTGTTCCATCAAACGGTTCGGCCCGGTGATCAAATCGTCTTCACAGTTAAATTAACTAAGAAAAAAGAAAATATGGGAGTTGTCCAAACCAATGCGACTGTTAATGGTCAAATGGTTTGTGAAGCGGAGCTAACCTTTGTTGTGGCCCCGCGTGATGATCTCCTCGGAAAAAAGTAG